A genome region from Vibrio tapetis subsp. tapetis includes the following:
- the ampD gene encoding 1,6-anhydro-N-acetylmuramyl-L-alanine amidase AmpD → MKIDENHWLTQAKHVPSPHFDSRPNDAVISLLVLHHISLPPLQYGGPYIEQFFQGKLDASKHPFFKVIEKMKVSAHCLIRRDGQVVQFVPFNARAWHAGKSSFAGKERCNDYSIGIELEGSEFDAYSSEQYQSLALLSKVIMQNYPAISPSRVTGHQYISPLRKSDPGLCFDWKMYRESLK, encoded by the coding sequence ATGAAAATTGATGAAAACCATTGGTTAACGCAAGCTAAGCACGTGCCTTCACCCCACTTTGATTCTCGTCCCAATGATGCTGTTATCTCTTTGCTCGTGCTTCACCATATCAGCTTGCCTCCTTTGCAATACGGAGGCCCTTATATAGAGCAGTTTTTCCAAGGGAAACTCGACGCTTCCAAGCACCCTTTTTTTAAAGTTATTGAAAAAATGAAAGTGTCAGCTCATTGCTTGATAAGACGAGACGGTCAAGTCGTGCAGTTCGTGCCATTTAATGCACGTGCATGGCATGCCGGTAAATCCAGTTTTGCAGGCAAAGAGAGGTGTAACGACTATTCAATAGGCATTGAACTCGAAGGCAGTGAGTTTGATGCCTACTCCTCAGAGCAATATCAGTCGTTAGCCTTGCTGAGTAAAGTCATCATGCAGAACTATCCCGCCATTTCTCCATCCAGAGTTACTGGGCATCAGTACATTTCCCCCCTGCGTAAGAGCGACCCAGGGTTGTGTTTTGACTGGAAAATGTACAGAGAATCACTTAAATAA
- a CDS encoding TetR/AcrR family transcriptional regulator yields MDMVTKRPRTRLSPQKRKEQLHDIAIEVFARRGIGRGGHADIAEIAQVSVATVFNYFQTREDLVDEVLNQVEKHYSEFINKSIDTDASAEYNLNTLTNNIINSAIIGENWMKVWFEWSTSTRDEVWPLFLTCNESNQKKMELMFDNAMESGEICDRHNSADLANLFHGICYSLYVQANRNPDAQYLATVKESFLSMLCIYKQK; encoded by the coding sequence ATGGATATGGTAACAAAAAGACCAAGGACACGGCTTTCTCCTCAAAAACGAAAAGAACAACTTCATGATATTGCAATTGAAGTGTTTGCACGCAGAGGGATTGGTCGAGGTGGGCACGCAGACATCGCTGAAATAGCACAAGTCTCCGTCGCTACCGTTTTTAATTACTTTCAGACTCGCGAAGATTTAGTCGATGAAGTACTGAACCAAGTAGAGAAGCATTATTCTGAGTTCATTAATAAAAGCATCGATACAGATGCGAGCGCAGAATACAACCTCAATACACTCACCAACAACATCATTAACTCGGCTATTATTGGTGAAAATTGGATGAAAGTATGGTTTGAATGGAGCACTTCTACACGAGACGAAGTCTGGCCATTATTTTTGACTTGCAACGAAAGCAATCAAAAGAAAATGGAGCTAATGTTCGACAATGCGATGGAGAGTGGCGAGATTTGTGACCGCCATAACAGCGCCGATCTAGCAAACTTATTCCACGGCATCTGTTATTCACTTTATGTGCAAGCCAATCGGAACCCTGATGCTCAATACTTAGCAACCGTAAAGGAAAGCTTCCTTTCTATGCTTTGTATTTACAAGCAAAAATAG
- the nadC gene encoding carboxylating nicotinate-nucleotide diphosphorylase, whose translation MKNTHNSQARLDYLKQQLPHEIRRAVADTLKEDLGGTLDVSADITAQLIPADAQNVATIITREHGVFCGQAWADEVFAQLGGEVSIEWHVKDGDHVEPNQTLCTLTGPARTLLTGERNAMNFIQTLSGCATETSRYAKELEGTDCRLLDTRKTIPGLRSALKYAVACGGGFNHRIGVFDAYLIKENHIIACGGITKAVSIAKELNPGKPVEIETESLEELQLAIDAGADIIMLDNFTTDMMREAVTINAGRAALENSGNVTLETLREYAETGVDYISVGALTKHLQALDLSMRFK comes from the coding sequence ATGAAAAATACTCACAATAGCCAAGCGCGCCTTGATTATCTTAAGCAGCAACTCCCTCATGAAATCCGTCGTGCTGTCGCCGACACATTAAAAGAAGATTTAGGTGGTACGCTCGACGTATCTGCTGACATTACCGCGCAGCTGATCCCAGCCGATGCACAAAATGTCGCAACAATCATTACTCGTGAACACGGCGTGTTTTGTGGCCAAGCATGGGCTGATGAAGTGTTTGCTCAACTAGGTGGTGAAGTATCAATTGAGTGGCATGTAAAAGACGGCGATCACGTTGAACCTAATCAAACGCTGTGCACACTGACAGGGCCTGCTCGTACGTTGCTAACCGGTGAGCGTAACGCAATGAACTTCATTCAAACGTTATCTGGCTGTGCAACTGAAACCTCACGTTATGCCAAAGAGCTCGAAGGCACTGACTGTCGCCTACTCGATACTCGTAAAACCATTCCTGGTTTGCGTAGCGCGCTTAAATATGCGGTTGCATGTGGTGGTGGTTTTAATCACCGCATTGGTGTGTTTGATGCTTACCTTATAAAAGAGAACCACATCATTGCTTGTGGCGGTATTACGAAAGCGGTAAGCATTGCTAAAGAGCTGAACCCAGGTAAGCCGGTTGAAATTGAAACCGAAAGCCTTGAAGAACTGCAGCTTGCTATCGATGCGGGTGCGGACATTATCATGTTAGATAATTTCACCACTGACATGATGCGTGAAGCCGTGACAATTAATGCTGGCCGAGCGGCACTTGAAAACTCTGGCAACGTGACGTTAGAAACGCTTCGCGAGTATGCTGAAACCGGCGTGGATTATATTTCCGTTGGAGCTTTAACTAAGCACCTACAAGCGTTAGACCTGTCTATGCGCTTTAAGTAA
- the pdhR gene encoding pyruvate dehydrogenase complex transcriptional repressor PdhR: protein MAYQRIRQPKLSDVIEQELERLIVEGTLAPGQQLPPERELAKQFDVSRPSVREAIQRLEAKKLLTRKQGGGTFVSETLWKSFSDPLLDLLSAHPETQLDLLEARHAMEGLCAYFAALRGTEDDFARIQHCVGDIAKAQESKDVSLEASAVMAFLIALTEAAHNVVLLHIVRSLSPLLEQNVFENLELLHRRTDVVERVSVHRGNIVDAIVTGQPEKAREMSHSHLAYIEEVLLDLTREESRRERSLRRIQQGKKN, encoded by the coding sequence ATGGCTTATCAAAGGATCCGTCAGCCAAAGCTTTCTGATGTAATTGAGCAGGAGCTTGAAAGGCTAATTGTTGAAGGGACACTTGCTCCAGGGCAACAACTGCCACCAGAGCGAGAGTTGGCGAAACAGTTTGATGTATCGAGACCTTCGGTGCGAGAAGCCATCCAACGTCTTGAAGCTAAAAAACTGTTAACTCGTAAACAGGGTGGAGGCACTTTTGTAAGTGAAACTTTATGGAAGAGTTTTTCTGATCCTCTGCTAGATTTATTGTCAGCGCATCCAGAAACTCAACTGGACTTACTGGAAGCGCGTCATGCGATGGAAGGACTTTGCGCCTATTTTGCTGCACTACGTGGGACAGAAGACGACTTTGCGAGAATCCAGCACTGCGTAGGGGATATCGCTAAAGCGCAAGAAAGTAAGGATGTTTCGTTAGAAGCATCAGCAGTAATGGCTTTTTTAATCGCCTTAACAGAAGCGGCTCATAATGTAGTACTGCTGCATATTGTTCGTAGCTTATCGCCATTACTAGAACAAAACGTATTTGAGAATTTAGAATTACTGCATCGACGAACTGATGTGGTAGAGCGGGTGAGTGTGCATCGTGGCAACATTGTTGACGCGATTGTAACTGGCCAGCCGGAAAAGGCCCGAGAGATGTCACATTCTCATCTGGCTTATATAGAAGAAGTATTGCTTGATTTGACGCGTGAAGAGAGTCGCCGAGAGCGCTCCTTGCGTCGCATCCAACAAGGTAAAAAGAACTAG
- the lpdA gene encoding dihydrolipoyl dehydrogenase: MSKEIKAQVVVLGSGPAGYSAAFRCADLGLETVLVERYSTLGGVCLNVGCIPSKALLHVAKVIEEAKAMAEHGVVFGEPQTDINKVRIWKDKVVNQLTGGLGGMAKMRNVTVVNGFGKFTGPNTLLVEGEGEATTVNFDNAIIAAGSRPIKLPFIPHEDPRIWDSTDALELNEVPEKLLIMGGGIIGLEMGTVYHSLGSKVEVVEMFDQVIPAADKDIVKVYTKRIKDKFKLMLQTKVTAVEAKEDGIYVSMEGKKAPAEAERYDAVLVAIGRVPNGALIDAEKAGIEVDERGFINVDKQMRTNVPHIHAIGDVVGQPMLAHKGVHEGHVAAEVISGKKHYFDPKVIPSIAYTEPEVAWVGKTEREAKDEGIKYEVATFPWAASGRAIASDCADGMTKLIFDKETHRVIGGAIVGTNGGELLGEIGLAIEMGCDAEDIALTIHAHPTLHESVGLAAEVFEGSITDLPNKKAVKRK; encoded by the coding sequence ATGAGCAAAGAAATTAAAGCCCAAGTTGTTGTACTTGGTTCAGGTCCTGCTGGATACTCAGCTGCATTCCGTTGTGCAGACCTAGGTTTAGAAACTGTATTAGTTGAACGTTACAGCACGCTAGGTGGTGTATGTTTGAATGTTGGTTGTATCCCATCTAAAGCTCTGCTTCACGTTGCAAAAGTGATCGAAGAAGCAAAAGCGATGGCTGAACACGGCGTTGTATTTGGTGAGCCTCAAACGGACATCAACAAAGTTCGTATCTGGAAAGACAAAGTTGTTAACCAACTGACTGGCGGTCTTGGCGGAATGGCTAAGATGCGTAACGTGACGGTTGTTAACGGTTTCGGTAAATTTACTGGCCCTAATACTTTGCTTGTTGAAGGCGAAGGCGAAGCAACGACAGTTAACTTCGACAATGCGATCATTGCTGCGGGTTCTCGTCCAATTAAACTGCCATTTATCCCGCATGAAGATCCACGCATTTGGGATTCAACAGACGCACTAGAGCTAAACGAAGTACCAGAAAAACTGCTTATTATGGGCGGTGGTATTATCGGTCTAGAAATGGGTACTGTGTACCACTCTCTAGGTTCTAAAGTTGAAGTTGTTGAGATGTTCGATCAAGTTATCCCTGCTGCGGATAAAGACATCGTTAAAGTTTACACTAAGCGCATCAAAGACAAGTTTAAGCTAATGCTTCAAACTAAAGTTACTGCAGTTGAAGCGAAAGAAGACGGTATCTACGTTTCAATGGAAGGCAAAAAAGCACCAGCAGAAGCTGAACGCTACGATGCCGTTCTTGTTGCTATCGGCCGTGTTCCAAACGGTGCACTTATCGACGCTGAAAAAGCGGGTATCGAAGTTGATGAGCGTGGCTTCATCAATGTTGATAAGCAAATGCGTACTAACGTTCCTCACATTCACGCAATTGGTGATGTTGTAGGTCAACCTATGCTTGCTCACAAAGGTGTGCATGAAGGCCACGTTGCTGCTGAAGTTATTTCAGGTAAGAAGCACTACTTTGATCCTAAAGTAATTCCATCTATTGCGTACACGGAACCAGAAGTCGCGTGGGTTGGTAAAACTGAGCGTGAAGCGAAAGACGAAGGCATTAAGTACGAAGTTGCAACATTCCCATGGGCTGCTTCAGGCCGTGCTATCGCATCAGACTGTGCTGATGGTATGACTAAGCTTATCTTTGATAAAGAAACTCATCGTGTTATTGGTGGTGCTATCGTTGGTACTAACGGTGGTGAGCTACTAGGTGAGATCGGTCTTGCTATCGAGATGGGTTGTGATGCAGAAGACATCGCGCTGACTATTCATGCTCACCCAACGTTGCATGAATCAGTAGGCCTTGCTGCTGAAGTATTTGAGGGTTCAATTACTGACCTTCCAAATAAGAAAGCAGTAAAAAGAAAGTAA
- a CDS encoding HDOD domain-containing protein, which produces MSQTALISRLNELPRLQKILQELLDMVNQDDVDFGQLANKIGMEQILSARLLRMANSAHFGGNKTVSSVNDALIRVGSGPVKTLVVASVLSSAFPKVPSLDMTEYWTNTFEVATLASKIAMASGVENGIDANEAFTAAILHNIGELMIHTLAPEDARTVADLVEAGQDELSAQQEVLGTTAPELGALLAKTWKFPDHMVGAIKHYPDSPQSAEKPRLAVVLHFARDIHANWDEQEDDKAKATFIATHQDSRALIISSAVRESIDKVRGNGADMATQMMAA; this is translated from the coding sequence ATGAGTCAGACGGCCCTAATTTCAAGACTAAACGAATTACCTCGCTTACAAAAGATTCTTCAAGAGCTATTAGATATGGTCAACCAAGACGATGTCGATTTCGGCCAACTTGCCAATAAAATTGGCATGGAACAAATATTAAGTGCTCGCTTACTTCGTATGGCTAACTCCGCCCATTTTGGCGGAAATAAGACGGTCTCATCGGTCAATGATGCTTTGATTCGGGTGGGCAGCGGCCCTGTAAAAACGCTCGTTGTTGCCTCCGTGCTTTCCAGTGCTTTTCCCAAAGTCCCAAGCTTAGATATGACCGAGTATTGGACCAATACTTTTGAAGTCGCCACGCTGGCTAGCAAAATAGCCATGGCCAGTGGTGTCGAAAATGGTATCGATGCTAATGAAGCATTTACAGCCGCCATTTTACACAACATCGGCGAGCTGATGATCCACACCTTAGCACCTGAAGATGCCCGCACCGTCGCTGATCTAGTTGAAGCAGGACAAGATGAACTCTCAGCACAGCAAGAAGTTCTTGGCACCACAGCGCCTGAACTAGGCGCATTGCTGGCCAAAACATGGAAATTCCCAGATCACATGGTTGGCGCTATCAAACATTACCCGGACTCGCCTCAATCAGCGGAGAAACCAAGACTTGCCGTCGTTTTACATTTTGCCCGGGATATACACGCAAATTGGGATGAACAAGAAGACGACAAGGCGAAAGCGACATTTATTGCGACCCACCAAGATTCTAGAGCACTGATCATATCTTCTGCTGTTCGTGAGTCTATCGATAAAGTTAGAGGCAATGGTGCGGATATGGCAACACAAATGATGGCCGCTTAA
- the aceF gene encoding pyruvate dehydrogenase complex dihydrolipoyllysine-residue acetyltransferase has translation MTIEINVPDIGADEVEVTEILVNVGDKVEEEQSLITVEGDKASMEVPASQAGVVKEIKISEGDSVSTGSLIMIFEAEGAAAAPAAPAVEAAPAVEAAAPVAAAPAATAELKEVHVPDIGGDEVEVTEIMVAIGDSVEEEQSLLTVEGDKASMEVPAPFAGTVKEIKIASGDSVSTGSLVMVFEVAGSAPAAAPAPAAAAPVAAAPAASAEKEVNVPDIGGDEVEVTEIMVAVGDTVEEEQSLITVEGDKASMEVPAPFAGTIKEIKIAAGDKVSTGSSIMTFVVEGAAPAPVAAPAQAAPAAAPAAKAEAPAAAPAATGDFEENGDYAHASPVVRRLAREFGVNLAKVKGTGRKSRILKEDVQSFVKDALKRLESGAAAAGKGGDGSALGLLPWPKVDFSKFGETEIQKLSKIKKISGANLHRNWVMIPHVTQWDNADITALEAFRKEQNAIEAKKDTGMKITPLVFIMKAVAKALEAFPAFNSSLSDDGASIILKKYVNVGIAVDTPNGLVVPVFKDVNKKGIYELSEELMAVSKKARTGKLTAADMQGGCFTISSLGGIGGTAFTPIVNAPEVGILGVSKSEMKPVWNGKEFEPRLQLPMSLSYDHRVIDGAEGARFITYLNGCLSDIRRLVL, from the coding sequence ATGACAATCGAAATTAATGTACCAGACATCGGTGCAGATGAGGTTGAAGTAACTGAGATTCTGGTTAACGTTGGCGACAAGGTTGAAGAAGAACAGTCACTGATCACTGTTGAAGGCGACAAAGCTTCTATGGAAGTACCTGCGTCTCAAGCGGGTGTTGTTAAAGAAATTAAAATTTCTGAAGGCGATTCTGTATCAACGGGTTCTCTAATTATGATCTTTGAAGCGGAAGGTGCAGCAGCAGCACCGGCTGCGCCAGCAGTTGAAGCGGCGCCAGCAGTTGAAGCGGCGGCACCAGTTGCAGCTGCGCCTGCAGCGACAGCTGAGCTTAAAGAAGTTCATGTTCCAGATATCGGCGGTGACGAAGTTGAAGTAACTGAAATCATGGTTGCTATCGGCGATAGTGTAGAAGAAGAGCAGTCTCTTCTTACTGTTGAAGGCGATAAAGCTTCAATGGAAGTACCTGCACCATTCGCTGGTACCGTTAAAGAAATCAAGATCGCTTCTGGTGATTCAGTCTCTACTGGTTCTCTAGTCATGGTATTTGAAGTCGCGGGCTCTGCACCAGCAGCCGCTCCTGCTCCAGCAGCGGCAGCACCAGTTGCAGCAGCTCCAGCAGCATCAGCTGAAAAAGAAGTGAACGTTCCAGATATCGGCGGTGACGAAGTAGAAGTTACTGAAATCATGGTTGCGGTTGGCGATACAGTTGAAGAAGAGCAGTCTCTGATTACTGTTGAAGGCGACAAAGCGTCAATGGAAGTACCAGCACCATTTGCGGGCACTATCAAAGAAATCAAGATTGCAGCTGGCGATAAAGTATCGACTGGCTCTTCAATCATGACTTTCGTTGTTGAAGGTGCGGCACCCGCTCCTGTAGCAGCGCCAGCTCAAGCGGCACCAGCGGCAGCGCCTGCAGCTAAAGCAGAAGCGCCAGCGGCAGCACCTGCAGCAACTGGCGATTTCGAAGAGAACGGTGATTACGCACATGCGTCTCCAGTTGTTCGTCGTCTTGCTCGTGAGTTTGGTGTTAACCTTGCTAAAGTAAAAGGTACTGGTCGTAAGAGCCGTATCTTGAAAGAAGATGTTCAGTCATTTGTTAAAGATGCACTGAAACGCCTAGAGTCTGGCGCAGCAGCGGCAGGTAAAGGCGGCGACGGTAGCGCTCTTGGTCTACTACCATGGCCAAAAGTTGACTTCAGCAAGTTCGGTGAAACTGAAATTCAGAAGCTTTCTAAGATTAAGAAAATTTCTGGCGCAAACCTGCACCGTAACTGGGTTATGATCCCGCACGTTACACAGTGGGATAACGCAGACATCACCGCACTAGAAGCTTTCCGTAAAGAACAGAATGCGATTGAAGCGAAAAAAGATACTGGTATGAAGATCACGCCACTTGTGTTCATCATGAAAGCAGTAGCGAAAGCGCTTGAAGCGTTCCCAGCGTTTAACTCTTCTCTTTCTGATGATGGCGCAAGCATCATTCTTAAGAAATACGTAAACGTGGGTATCGCAGTTGATACGCCAAACGGCCTGGTTGTTCCTGTCTTCAAAGACGTGAACAAAAAAGGCATCTACGAGCTATCTGAAGAGCTAATGGCTGTTTCTAAGAAAGCACGTACTGGTAAGCTAACAGCAGCAGACATGCAAGGTGGTTGTTTTACTATCTCAAGTCTTGGTGGTATTGGTGGTACAGCATTTACTCCTATCGTAAATGCACCAGAAGTTGGTATCTTAGGCGTGTCTAAGTCTGAAATGAAGCCAGTATGGAACGGTAAAGAATTCGAACCTCGTCTTCAATTGCCAATGTCTCTGTCTTACGATCACCGTGTGATCGATGGCGCAGAAGGCGCACGCTTTATTACTTACTTGAACGGCTGTTTGTCTGACATTCGTCGCTTAGTTCTTTAG
- a CDS encoding prepilin-type N-terminal cleavage/methylation domain-containing protein: protein MEKKMKNKQQGFTLIELMIVVAIVAILSSFAVPAYQNYTKKATLAEFPKAASAIKLAVEVCAHESSADSDSFKTNCISNNNGVPAQFTLNKMQIVAAAGSSSGAVDIRVKATSDKGPIKTGETYVMTASYQAEGITWDSKCYKDAGMSQANTEYCP, encoded by the coding sequence ATGGAGAAGAAAATGAAAAATAAACAACAAGGCTTTACGCTCATTGAGTTGATGATTGTGGTGGCGATCGTAGCTATTCTTTCGAGTTTTGCCGTTCCCGCTTACCAAAACTACACAAAAAAGGCGACACTTGCCGAATTCCCTAAAGCTGCTTCAGCGATAAAATTAGCGGTAGAAGTTTGTGCTCATGAGAGCTCCGCTGATAGCGATAGCTTCAAAACCAACTGTATTTCAAATAATAATGGGGTACCAGCTCAATTCACTCTAAATAAAATGCAGATTGTAGCTGCTGCAGGAAGTAGTTCAGGTGCTGTCGATATTCGTGTAAAAGCAACTTCAGATAAAGGACCAATAAAAACAGGCGAAACCTATGTTATGACAGCTAGTTACCAAGCCGAAGGGATAACTTGGGACTCCAAATGTTATAAAGACGCAGGTATGAGTCAAGCTAACACTGAATATTGCCCTTAA
- the aceE gene encoding pyruvate dehydrogenase (acetyl-transferring), homodimeric type, which translates to MSEVMTNDVDALETQEWLAALESVVREEGVERAQYLLEQVLDKARLDGVDMATGINTNYINTIPAAQEPAYPGDTTLERRIRSIIRWNAIMIVLRASKKDLDLGGHMASYQSAAAFYEVCFNHFFRAPNETDGGDLVYYQGHISPGIYSRAFVEGRLTEEQLDNFRQEVDGKGIPSYPHPKLMPEFWQFPTVSMGLGPISAIYQARFLKYLEGRGMKETGAQRVYAFLGDGEMDEPESRGALSFAAREKLDNLCFLINCNLQRLDGPVMGNGSIIQELEGLFKGAGWNVVKVIWGSNWDSLLAKDTTGKLLQLMNETIDGDYQTFKSKDGAYVREHFFGKYPETAALVADMTDDEIFALKRGGHDSSKLFAAFNNAKETGGKPTVILAKTVKGYGMGDAAEGKNIAHGVKKMDMTHIQHLRNRLGLEDLLSDEKLSELPYLKLEEGSPEYEYMHARRNALHGYTPKRLPKFTQEFKVPELEAFAPLLGEQKRDISTTMAYVRTLNILLKDKNIGKNIVPIICDEARTFGMEGLFRQVGIYNPHGQDYTPEDKGIVSYYKEATSGQVLQEGINELGSMASWVAAATSYSTNDLPMIPFYIYYSMFGFQRIGDMAWLAGDQQARGFLLGATAGRTTLNGEGLQHEDGHSHIMANTVPNCISYDPTFAYELAVIMQDGIRRMYGENQENVYYYLTVMNENYAMPAMPEGAEEGIRKGIYKLESHAGTKGKVQLMSSGTIMNEARKAAQILSEDYGVASDIYAVTSFNELTRDGQAVERDNMLHPDAETKVPYITQVLGNEPAIAVTDYMKNYAEQVRAYVPAESYKVLGTDGFGRSDSRENLRRHFEVNAGYVVVAALTELVKRGDMDKSVVAEAIKKFDIDTEKTNPQYA; encoded by the coding sequence ATGTCTGAAGTCATGACAAATGACGTTGATGCACTGGAAACTCAAGAGTGGTTAGCTGCCCTTGAATCAGTCGTACGTGAAGAAGGTGTAGAACGCGCTCAATATTTACTAGAACAAGTTCTAGATAAAGCTCGTTTAGATGGCGTAGATATGGCTACCGGTATCAACACCAACTACATCAATACCATCCCAGCCGCGCAAGAACCTGCTTACCCAGGTGACACAACATTAGAGCGTCGTATTCGTTCTATTATCCGCTGGAACGCAATCATGATCGTATTGCGTGCATCAAAGAAAGACTTGGACTTAGGCGGCCACATGGCTTCTTACCAGTCCGCAGCTGCGTTCTATGAAGTGTGTTTTAACCACTTCTTCCGTGCTCCAAATGAAACTGATGGCGGCGATTTGGTATACTACCAAGGTCACATCTCTCCAGGCATTTACTCACGTGCTTTCGTTGAAGGTCGTCTAACTGAAGAGCAGCTAGATAACTTCCGTCAAGAAGTTGATGGTAAAGGTATCCCTTCTTACCCGCACCCGAAATTGATGCCTGAATTCTGGCAGTTCCCGACGGTATCTATGGGTCTTGGTCCTATTTCTGCTATCTATCAAGCGCGCTTCCTTAAGTACCTTGAAGGCCGTGGCATGAAAGAGACTGGCGCTCAACGCGTATACGCGTTCCTAGGTGACGGTGAAATGGATGAGCCGGAATCACGTGGTGCACTTTCTTTCGCTGCACGTGAAAAACTGGACAACCTATGCTTCCTAATTAACTGTAACCTACAGCGTCTAGATGGCCCTGTAATGGGTAACGGCAGCATCATTCAAGAACTAGAAGGCCTATTTAAAGGCGCTGGTTGGAACGTTGTTAAAGTTATTTGGGGTAGCAACTGGGATTCACTACTTGCTAAAGACACCACTGGTAAGCTTCTTCAACTAATGAACGAAACTATCGATGGCGACTACCAAACATTCAAATCTAAAGATGGCGCCTACGTACGTGAGCACTTCTTTGGTAAATACCCAGAAACAGCAGCACTTGTTGCTGACATGACTGATGACGAAATCTTCGCACTTAAGCGTGGTGGTCATGATTCATCTAAACTGTTTGCTGCATTCAACAATGCGAAAGAAACCGGTGGTAAACCAACGGTAATCCTTGCTAAAACTGTTAAAGGTTACGGCATGGGCGACGCAGCTGAAGGCAAAAACATTGCACACGGCGTTAAGAAAATGGATATGACGCATATCCAACATCTACGTAACCGCCTTGGCTTAGAAGACCTTCTTTCAGACGAAAAACTGTCTGAACTTCCGTACTTGAAGCTAGAAGAAGGTTCTCCTGAATACGAATACATGCACGCTCGTCGTAACGCTCTACACGGTTACACTCCTAAGCGTCTGCCTAAATTCACTCAAGAATTTAAAGTGCCAGAGCTAGAAGCGTTTGCTCCTCTTCTTGGTGAGCAAAAGCGTGATATCTCTACAACAATGGCATACGTACGTACGCTAAACATCCTGCTTAAAGATAAGAACATTGGTAAGAACATTGTTCCTATCATCTGTGATGAAGCTCGTACATTCGGTATGGAAGGTCTATTCCGTCAGGTTGGTATCTACAACCCACACGGTCAAGACTACACGCCTGAAGATAAAGGCATCGTTTCTTACTACAAAGAAGCGACTTCTGGTCAAGTTCTTCAAGAAGGTATCAACGAACTAGGTTCTATGGCTTCATGGGTTGCCGCTGCAACTTCATACAGCACAAACGATCTACCGATGATCCCGTTCTACATCTACTACTCAATGTTCGGTTTCCAACGTATTGGTGACATGGCTTGGTTAGCAGGTGACCAACAAGCTCGTGGTTTCCTACTTGGTGCAACGGCAGGCCGTACAACGCTAAACGGCGAAGGTCTACAGCACGAAGATGGCCACTCGCACATCATGGCGAACACAGTACCTAACTGTATCTCTTACGACCCAACGTTTGCTTACGAGCTAGCGGTAATCATGCAAGACGGTATCCGTCGCATGTACGGTGAGAACCAAGAGAACGTTTACTACTACCTAACCGTGATGAACGAAAACTACGCAATGCCAGCAATGCCTGAAGGCGCTGAAGAAGGCATTCGTAAGGGTATCTACAAGCTTGAATCTCACGCTGGTACTAAGGGCAAAGTTCAATTAATGAGCTCTGGTACTATCATGAATGAAGCGCGTAAAGCCGCTCAAATTCTGAGTGAAGATTACGGCGTAGCATCTGATATTTACGCAGTAACCTCGTTCAATGAACTGACTCGTGACGGCCAAGCGGTAGAGCGTGACAACATGCTTCACCCTGATGCAGAAACGAAAGTTCCGTACATCACTCAAGTTCTAGGTAACGAACCTGCAATCGCAGTAACGGATTACATGAAGAACTACGCTGAGCAAGTACGTGCATACGTTCCAGCTGAATCTTACAAAGTTCTGGGTACGGATGGCTTCGGTCGTTCTGATAGCCGTGAAAACCTACGTCGTCACTTCGAAGTGAACGCAGGCTACGTTGTGGTTGCAGCGTTAACTGAACTTGTTAAACGTGGTGATATGGACAAATCTGTGGTTGCTGAAGCAATCAAGAAATTCGATATCGACACTGAAAAAACTAACCCGCAATACGCATAA